The following is a genomic window from Schistocerca cancellata isolate TAMUIC-IGC-003103 chromosome 8, iqSchCanc2.1, whole genome shotgun sequence.
ctgctgcccaccaaaactACACAACATCCTCACCCTATTCTACTCCAGccctgctcccaactccttgcctCATAGCTTATATCCCTACAatacacctagatgcaagacctgtcccatatatacTTCCACTACTACCTACTCcgcgaaccgagcgaggtgacgcagtggatagcacactggactcgcactcgggaggacgatggttcaatcccgcgtccggccatcctgatttaggttttccgtgatttccctaaattgctccaggcaaatgccgggatggttcctttgaaagggcacggccgacttccttccccgtccttccctaatccgatgagaccgatgacctcgcagtttggtctcttcccccaaacaacccccaaccaaccaacctactccaCTCCTGTCACAGTTATCActtacaaccccctcccccccccccccccctaaaggtGGAGCCACctttgaaagcagtcatgtgatgtaAAAATTAGGTTGCAACCATCATGCTCCTTTCTACACAGACATGACAAATAATAAGCTGTCGACCCACATGAATGGCCATGGCCACACTGTGGCCAGGAGACAGctggatcacccagttgctgaacattccATGCAAAGATcatgtgcttcactttaatgactgcatcACAGTgtatgccatctggattctccctaCTAGCTCTTCTTAACTGTGCAAGTGGACACGCTCCCTACAACACACCCTTCAGTCCCGTAACCACCCTGACTTCAACCTTTGCTTGTCCCTGTCCTCCACCTACCTATACCACTGCAGCTCCAGCACTACACAGGccttctgttccaccaatgcactgacTAGTCTTTTCTCTTTCTTTACTACTCTCCCCTCCCttcttcctttccccctccccatcACTCCTCCCTTCCCTTAGCACAGCCTTCTGACACTGCACCCGTCTTGTTCCTATTACATATCTGCATGCTTCCATAGGCAGCACAGCATCTGCCCCCCACCCATACTCAGCTatacctccccctccctacccacacctcctccttaccccagcACCCGCCCCAACAGAAGGCTGCTCACATCAGACATACTTGCAATCAGGCTCCGGCACCCACAGACAGTGGCCATGCACATGCGAGTTGTGCATGCCTAAACGTGTGTATGTTTTCTACTTTGGAAGAAAGATTTAAGTCTGAAAGCTTAAAAATTTTACCAGGctttttcactgtgcctgtttGTGACTCAACTGTTCCTCTATGTGGTCAGTAGCAATCTAATCCTTCCATTTTGCTTAGCAAGTAATTCATATACAAGGTGTTAACTAATACGCAGGATGCCCCTGGGGAATTGCTAGAGGActtaaaaagaagcaaaaaaatggCCAATTCTTTTTATTTCCTTAGTTACAGACACTTTTATGTTGTTACATGttgatttgtttctttttgttttcaaatttccagCTTGGTTCTACAGagattttttcttttcaaatgctaTTTGTTTTGGGAAGTGTTAAGTCAAAGTCCTCTAATGGTTATCTTAATTGCTGgtactagtaaataaataaatgcttttaGTATTGAGAACACAATCAGTAGTGAAAGCTTACTGTACAGTACTTACTGAGCTAATGTTTAGTGTGTAATGTACATTCTTTCACCATGAGGAAGTGAATCAGCTATTTTCAAGAGAGGTGCCACCGAACAAGTGTGCTTTAGTGACCTCAGCTGGAGTGCAATGTGTTGTGCCTGGTTTCCAGTCACAGGCATGATGCCTGCTCAGTCATACTCTTACTGGTCTTGTGCGTTATCATACACCTATGTCTAAAATGTATTCTAATCAACACATGGTAAACATGCTCTCGACGTATGGACTGGCAATACACCAGACATATAGACTGGTAGTGCATCTGAGACCAGACATTGATATGCTGAAAAATTTCCTAACAGAcatttgaaatggaaatgaagtcccatgcttctttacagaatgTAGGGGagtgatgcaggagacccgcactgccttacgaggcaaggtcctagtgtaggtggtttgccattgccttcctccgaccgtaatggggatgaatgatgatgatgaagacaacacaacaaaacccagtcatctcaagcgaaaatccctgaccccgccgggaatcgaacccgggaccccgtgcttgggaagcgagaacgctaccgcgagaccacgagcagcggacaacaGACATTTACCAAACAATAAAAACTTTCAAACACTGTATGTATGTCTTGTGGAGAAAGGCTCTTTACAGTAAAGGTCATTACATTGTGGAAGACCAAACAGTGTTAGAACATCTGATTTGAAGATCGAGTACTTCATCATATTGAGGACAATAAGGCAGAAGCACCACAGAAATATCGAAAACTGAGTATGTGATTCACATGACAGTGAGGAAAGTGTTCAGAGAGCAACTCCTTCATCCATGCTATCTTCAGAGAGTGCCACGTCTTAGTAAAACAGATTTTCTATTCAGAAAAGCTTTTTGTAGGCTACTTGGTTATTGAGGGTGTGTGCTCAGGACCAACACTTTCTGTCTAACACACTATTCACTGATGACGCAGAGTTTATCAAGGATGTAGTGCAGCATTTTCACAACTCTCATGTATGGACAGGTGACAAATCTTTTGCAGTTTTGGAAATAAGACATCAACAAGAGTTTCGCAGTAATACATTGGCTGGCATAATTGGAGACAGTTTAATTAGACCTTTTGTTTGCCATGGAATAGCATCTGGAGTATCATACAGCAAATTTTTAATGGGACACTGACATGCTTCACTGGAAGACGTTCCACTAGACTTATgtcagaacatgtggttcatgcacgatgggggaCCACCTCATTTTGCTCGCCAAGCAAGAAAATTTTTACGTAAGTGTTTCCCAAAAAAACCGATAGGTCATCAAGCAGCAATATTTGTCCTGTGGTCTTCCTGATACCAGTGCACTGGATTTTTATTTTGGGGCATTTAAAGGGTGTAGTGTATTCAAGACATACTACAAATGCTGACATTCTTTGCCAATGGGTTAAAGGATTTCAGCATATACAGCAGACATCTGGAATATGAGAACCATTAGATAACCCCTGATGCAGCATTTAGAGGTTtgtgttaagagctgatggtggacCTTTTCAGCATTTCATTTAACCATCAGAggacatttgaaaagaaaaaatacacgtcctctatccattcctcagatattttccacatattatttaataccctgcataatacactcctggaaattgaaataagaacaccgtgaaatcattgtcccaggaaggggaaactttattgacacattcctggggtcagatacatcacatgatcacacagacagaaccacaggcacatagacacaggcaacagaaggcactagtacagtgtatatccacctttcgcagcaatgcaggctgctattctcccatggagacgatcgtagagatgctggatgtagtcctgtggaacggcttgccatgccatttccacctggcgcctcagttggaccagcgttcgtgctggacgtgcagaccgcgtgagacgacgcttcatccagtcccaaacatgctcaatgggggacagatccggagatcttgctggccagggtagttgacttacaccttctagagcacgttgggtggcacgggatacatgcggacgtgcattgtcctgttggaacagcaagttgccttgccggtctaggaatggtagaacgatgggttcgatgacggtttggatgtaccgtgcactattcagtgtcccctcgacgatcaccagtggtgtacggccagtgtaggagatcgctccccacaccatgatgccgggtgttggccctgtgtgcctcggtcgtatgcagtcctgattgtagagctcacctgcacggcgccaaacacgcatacgaccatcattggcaccaaggcagaagcgactctcatcgctgaagatgacacgtctccattcgtccctccattcacgcctgtcgcgacaccactggaggcgggctgcacgatgttggggcgtgagcggaagacggcctagcggtgtgcggtaccgtagcccagcttcatggagacggttgcgaatggtcctcgccgataccccaggagcaacagtgtccctaatttgctgggaagtggcggtgtggtcccctacggcactgcgtaggatcctacggtcttggcgtgcatccgtgcgtcgctgcggtccggtcccaggtcgacgggcacgtgcaccttccgccgaccactggcgacaacatcgatgtactgtggagacctcacgccccacgtgttgagcaattcggcggtacatccacccggcctcccgcatgcccactatacgccctctctcaaagtccgtcaactgcacatacggttcacgtccacgctgtcgcggcatgctaccagtgttaaagactgcgatggagctccgtatgccacggcaaactgactgacactgacggcggcggtgcacaaatgctgcgcagctagcgccattcgacggccaacaccgcggttcctggtgtgtccgctgtgccgtgcgtgtgatcattgcttgtacagccctctcgcagtgtccggagcaagtatggtgggtctgacacaccggtgtcaatgtgttcttttttccatttccaggagtgtataaacagatgTAGTACCAAGATTGACCTCTGAGTAAAAGTGTACTTAACAGATTAGAAACTAGGATACTGGTTGTTGAAGTACAGTAAATGGTTTGAGTTCAATTAAACAAGTGTGATTTGATAATTTCAACAGCAGGCATAGAAACTACAGTTTTTAGTTTGAGCAGCAGAGTATTGTGgcacacagtgtcaaaagcctttgataaattaaaaaaaaaaaagaactttgcaTTTACAAAGCTTTGTTAATGATGATCGAAAAAGGTCGACTGCAGAAAAAATTTATGTAGTCACAAACTTTTGTTCAGTGGTATGTGGGAGtgctatgaacaacatactaaacatCCTGACCAATGGGGTATGAGTGTTGGGTTGGTATAGCCTATACTTGAATGCCTCCAATGCTTTAGCCTCACAAAAACCAACTACAGGGTTTGCCATTACAAATGTGGTGATCTACCAGAATGTTCAATACAAGTCGTCTGCTCTGACCACTGACGTAGGAAACATGTGATAAATGTTGTAAACAATGTTCTTGACACTTTTTTCAGATGGGTTCAGCTACAGATAAGACTGTCACCACAACCAGGATTTTTTAGTACCACATTCATTGGCTTCGTCAACtagcaaccaaactgtcaccttgcAACCTAACCAAGTGTCACGacaaatagatttttttttctttaacattcatTCACTTAACCAACTAACAACAAAAATGTGAGTATACACTGCAGATGGTGACATGCCTGCAGCCATTATCATTAGGTCACTGGCCAAAGCCATTAGCTCTTATCGAATATTCCTCTTGACTCTAAATGTGATCCCCAATTATCTGATGTTCATTCTCAGTTCTGAATAGTTTGTTATTGTGCCTCATCCCCTGCACTATTCAACCCAATGCACTGCTGGTTATCGTTAGTTGACTACTTCCCCTCATCGTGAGGTTGGATTCTGGGACTACGATCATTGGGGGTATTTCCATGTGCCAATCTATGTGACACTGCTAACCACCTGATGATGATGCTTTAACAAACCGAAACCAATCACGAATAAATTATCAATTAGCAGCTGTTTGCAGTTTTACTCAAGTTCAATTTATTATGAATTATTTACGTAGCTCAATAACAGCAGCACATATGATAATTTTTCCTAAACCCTAATTGGCAATTCCAAAACAACCGAAACAGGTCATAATCTCTTACAAAGTTAATATTACTCAACACAAGAGCACGTTTGAGATGAGAACAGTATAACTGGAAACTACTAATTCAGGTTCTTCATTAATTGATCACTGCACTGATTTGCTTTAAAGTTGGTACCAAGCTGGATCCGCTGACACTTTCTTTGTGATATATGAGGGCTATTTTTGGTACCTGCAACTCAGTACGTCTATTAAGTTTctataaattaaaatattaacatattagcaacGAAACTGCTTAGCTTCGAGCATATAGTCAGTGGAGACTATAAAACAGTACAGCAGATGAAGGTGATGTTCAAAATGAGGCCTTTGCCAACTAACAGTTAATAAAAGCTAAATACTGTCAAAGTTGTCCTGTTTCCACAAGAGTACAAAAGTTCTCATACACATGTGTTTGCGAGCTTTAACAGTTCCCTATGGGAGTTGTCTGCAATTATAATACTTGTCATGTGCCAATGTAGACAGTAATAATTAATGTTGGCCTTTCACTTTACACTACGTCTGGCAGTAACCATTCAGCTGCATATTTTACATACCAGGATTTTTGCAAGGACGCCCTCTTCTTCAGTTTCAAATGAGACAACAGCTTTGTCAGTCTGTATGTCACAGAGAACGTCACCTGGCTGAACAACATCTCCTTCCTTCTTCAACCATTTCACAATTGTCCCTTCTGACATGGTAGGGGAAAGTGAAGGCATCTTGATTTCTTGCCCAGCAACTGAAACATAACCAGCCCTGAATTACAACTGCGCGGTCACGTCGTGAAAATATTTCGTATATAAACTAAAATCTCCCGTTAACGCCGATTTAATTACTGCAACACAGATTCACGTTGTTTTGAAACACTGAACCGGTAAAAAGAAATAGAATTAATTTACATACCACATAGCAAGTAAGAATTGTGGAAACATAGTTTCTGAGTAGCTGCCAAGCACCTAGGTTGTGTCAATAGTGAAAAAGCGTGCTTTTGAACCAACTGGGCAACGCGAATCCTCACAGCTGCAGCCATTATTTACTTCCTGACGACCGTAATTCGACCTTCATTCCAGTTCTGGTGTTCAAGATAAAATAAATCAGTGCACATTTGTTGATTTTGCAGCCGACGCAATTTTCTTCCTGTCACGCGAAGTGGAATTCAACTATCAACAATAAACACATTGTTAGCGCCATAAAAAACAATACGATCGGTACTCGCCAAATGTAAGATTTTTTTCTACCGGTGTTGGTATTGGCTGTTAGGTTTCAATTGTCTTTCACAGCCTGCGAAAATGTTTGAACACCGTGGTTATAATAAGCACTAAATAAAACAAGCACACATCAAACAGCTGACGGAGAAACGCTGATCAGATTGTGTTGCGAATATTGTGGAGAGCGAAGTGTTATAATGTTTCCAGTGTTACTCAGCCGATCTGCACCGTGTCGGGGTATTCTGGTGCGTTTTATATGAAAATGCTTGTAATATTACTGCGGTATTTTCTGGAATATTGTACAATACTTGTTTTTACAGGCGACGGCCTGTCCTTGGTTAACGCGGCCTGTCTCTCTTATGTCAGTCAAGTTCAGCAGTCAAGAACTCTTTCCGCCAGAAAATATTACTGAACCACAGATACCCCCATATAAGGAAAGGGTGGACGAACCAACTGACTTGAAAAGGGCGAGGTAATATTACCGTCATTTAAAATAGACGCTGCAAATAGCCCCTATTTGCCTCCCTGTGATTAGTGATTGACGATAACTTCCTTCAGTGATTTATGTATTAAAATACAGACTGCATATTAGTAAATATTAACAAAATACTGAATTCCAGATAACAATTATAACGATAAAACATGCTTTTCTGTATGTAGGCTGCTGTACCAATCACGGAAGCGTGGTATGCTGGAGAATGGACTTCTGCTGAGTACTTTTGCAGCGAAACATCTCTCAAAAATgacaccagaattgctacagcagtACGATCGTCTTATCAATTTACCATCAAATGACTGGGACTTATATTACTGGGTTACTGGTGTTAAGCCAACTCCTGCAGAGTTCGAAAATGATGCTATGAAGCTGCTGAAAGAGCATGTACAAAACAAGGAGAGACAACTCCGGATTCGCCAGCCTGACCTTGACTaattaacacatttttttttaaatttattttaaactacCTATCTTCACATAAGTGAGGCCTGTTCAGTATTCATTGTTTGCTTTAATGTACAACAGTTGTCAGTCCTAGCAGCCGAAATACCTCTCTCTCTTGccgtccctccctctctctcataCACAGACAGTTTATTAACAACAGCTCCTGGATAAGCACTTTTTGTCTCTGGAAGCCTAGTTTTACTGCCAtttaaattgcatgattttgattAATACTTGTTAATTATTTAATTAGAGAGGTCACACTAATTTAGTGAACAAAACACTGTATTCAGTTATGAAATACTAACTTATTTAtcaagacaagtgtaatgtgaatgTTTGGTGCTTTCATATTGTTTGTttataatataaaatgtagataaCTTTCACTGTACTCTCAGAGCTTCACTGGTGCAAACACATGTACTGTGTAAATATGTATATTTGTTGTTATTCAATGTCCATAATTGATAATAAATTATAGCCACAAAAAATTAAGTCTTCATTGCTTTCAAAATGTTAAGCAGATACAGTCCTAAGATTGCAGGTTGTCCACATTTCTTGCTGGTATCCTACACATGTGCTCGTCTGTAGAAGGAAATTTATTGCTTGTTGTGTAGCAAACACATTATTTATTACTCATTCTTTGCTTGTGAACTTCAGCTGTcagtttccagcagagagtattgTGTGCCAGATAATTTTATAAGCTGACATCTCTGACTGCATTTAACACTTGACATTATATCAGGGCTTATTTACATAAATATACAACCAATTTGCAACAAAAAAGAGCATCGCATAAGATTGATACATATTAAATATGTTCTGTTATTGCATTATCTGAAATTAAATTGCATCATAAATATTCATTCATATTGTGTATACATTTAACAGTTTTTAAAGATTTAATTCCCTTTATTTTGTTAATTGTGTTGCTAGCTTATTAGACGACCTATTACCAGCTTACTAGACAACATATTGCTTTTTTACGTGGGGTAGGCATTGTTAGTCTGGTGGACACTGTCTTGCATAAGTTATCCTTTCCTCTTGTTGCATGCTCGTGTATGTCTTTTATTGTATTCTGATATGTATAAAGTGAAGACACTGTCATAATACTGTATTGGTCTAAATACAGACCACATCcaaatataaactgtatttttaatGTTGAGGGGAGAAAAAAAAGACAGATGCTCAGTGAGAAAAATTTGTCATTTTACTCATTTACCAGAAACTGTTTACAATCTACCGACTCTTAATCACATATTTTATGTTGTACTGTAGATAAATAACAGTCTTCTAATCACAGTTTTTGCTGGTGTCACTGTATTTCACTACCAGTATTTATTTCATCACTGTCAGTATTTTAATCACTCTCCTCTTTAAGTATGTTGTGCTCACTACTATCCAGGGTGCTGGACATACAACAATTCTTTGAACCTTTTTATGATGGAATCGGGTAATATGTGACATGAAGAGCAAATCCATTCACTAACAAGGATTCCTGATGCCTTTAGAATCTTGCCATATGGGATGAGTGCATAATCCCTTTCTAGATGCTAATCAGAGCAACATTTTTGGAGATAGTCTTCAAATAGTTTGTTTACTATGTCATCCTGTTATACATTTTATTCACAGCATATTCTTTTCACCATAATAAAAATCAGATGTCGGCTgcacaaaaattataatttcacTTCGCTGGTTTCAGCACATTAATCTGTCACCTTCAGAAGTTCAATATAGGCTTAAATCATTTAGCTATGTCGACAGTGCAGCAACTTTATTCTTTATTCAATTTGTGAAGTGACCTTCAAAGACATCCAACACTAGCATAGCTCTCATACTAAGCAATCTACCAAGTCAGTGATTCCAAAAGATAGCCAGCCAGTCCATCGATAATTCTGTCATCTAGGCTATGGACCACTAATTGTTTAGGGAAATTTTCTTTGATCTGTTTTGGGTTTCAGAATAATGTGGGGGATGGGGCAGCTTTCCTCCTCCTGCAGAAACTAACAACATGGTAATTCTTTGTATTCCATTTCCAGTTGTCCTTAGTGAGATACTTTTTGTCCGCCCTAGTATTTCTTGACAAGTCTTGTTGGCATTGCCCATTTGATGTAATGGTTAAGAGTGCTACTGCATGATTCGTATTACACAATTCTGGAAGTGGGTAGGTTTCTTGGAAAAATTTTCTGGTAGTCCGCTAGTGAAGTACTTCTTCAAAGAAAAAAATGGATAAAGAGAGCACTTCTAGACATAAGCCATGTAGCACCAACTAATATTCCCATGGAATTCTGTACGTAATATGTTTAACATCTTTGCAGTTCCCAGGGTCTTTAACTGGATTATTTATCGAGAGGTAAGAATCCCACTTTTCCTTTATCTTGTATACTTAAAATAACTCTAGCTATAATTTCAGGACATTACCTAGCTTTTAGCACTCTGTAGAACTTTCTTGATGAAATTGCAATTCTAcatctactctgcaaaccaccgtgaggtgcatggcagagggtacaacgctttgtaccagttattaggtttcttcctgttccgttcacATATAGAGTGCtggaagaattattgtttgaattcctttgtgtgtgcagtaattattcttatcATATCCCCAAAATTCCTTTGTGAGTGATATTCAGGGGGTTGCAGTACATCTCTTCAGTAGagacagttcttgaaattttgttaatagaaaTAATTGTGTAGGCtttgcggccagagtcagtcgacataaaagtcaCCGCAGACAGCAGTGCATGGTGTGTAGTGTGCCCTCATGTTGGCCACAAGGTTGATAAATAATTCTTGTAGCAGCGCATTCCATTCCCCAACCCATGTGGTTGACAAGTGCTAGATGGCTGTTGGTGCATGTGaatgtgctgcaatacatctccccactGTATCCCACATGTGCTTGATGGATTTAATTCTGGGGAATGCACAGGCCAGTCCCCTTGCTGAATATCCTCTAAATCCAGTAGCACCTCCACCTGTGCTATTCTGTGTGGTTGTGCATTATCATCTATTAAAATGAAGTCATGAttaaatgcacccctgaaaagatgtaCATGGGGAAGGAAAACAGTGTCACAATATTGTTAACCAGTGAGTGTactgtattcaaagatttggaggtcagtacgcccgtaCAAGATTATGCCTTCTCACACCAAAGTACCTGGACCAACAAAACAATCacatttgacaatgttcctgggtgcattatgtttTCCTTCCTCTTGCCATATGAGGATACACCCAGAGTCACTACTCGGACTGAATCTAATCTCACCCAAAATAAGCACATGCCACCACTCCTTGTCGGTCCAGTCCCTATGTTCTTGGCATAATCATAAATGATACCACAGACATGCAGATGCCAACAGAGCACAACATACTGGTTGTCACGCAGAAAGGTCACCCCCATACAGTCACCATGGCACTGTGGAGGGTTAGTTTGCATGCCATACAGTCCTATTATATGTGGTTGTAATTGCAACTGCTGTTTGACATGGGTTtcatcttgcctgttgcacaatgtagttgTCATCTGCTGTTGTATCTGACCTTGGTCAACCACTTTCTCACCtttgggcagcagtgcctgtggttcataAATCTTTCTGTGTATGACtgtgagacctctggcaacatgctccacactttcattcatttccacaaagtagataatatgttatgttactttatctatcacATTTTGCAGAAATGTAGGTAGGACAAGACAGTAGAACTAATCTACTGGGATACAACTCTTAC
Proteins encoded in this region:
- the LOC126095110 gene encoding succinate dehydrogenase assembly factor 2, mitochondrial-like; its protein translation is MFPVLLSRSAPCRGILATACPWLTRPVSLMSVKFSSQELFPPENITEPQIPPYKERVDEPTDLKRARLLYQSRKRGMLENGLLLSTFAAKHLSKMTPELLQQYDRLINLPSNDWDLYYWVTGVKPTPAEFENDAMKLLKEHVQNKERQLRIRQPDLD